In Xiphophorus hellerii strain 12219 chromosome 13, Xiphophorus_hellerii-4.1, whole genome shotgun sequence, the following proteins share a genomic window:
- the LOC116730906 gene encoding interferon-induced protein with tetratricopeptide repeats 2-like isoform X2: MSSTETSESRLNALQSHFTWELQPSRSKQTYLRDALGDISTEEGNFWLGHVYNLLGFIQYQLGSSEDALNLFNRAAETFQRQKNADEGPWLMVNFGNLAWLHHHLGEDEKSEDYLSKVNGLMRKYPAPPELERHPEVLAEKAWTLMKFDKEKKLEAAELFQRAIEMQPDTVEWQSSYAILSTEFLTDNLQKLNADRLEMLRSANEQDPDDLCIAALYLEARAANGEIVHGEARVLAGKLKEKPVNSYSGISPLLRLNKRFKLEDDAEESPDEALNQTQQQRSDAESLTKKILSKDYRTDSNEINGAIRLWEEVIHNDPQPKLEDKITLASIHAKLDAKKAEQIYKELLEQRQDLDLARKQMLYNVYAKHLFFMKNNSCESTEYHMRAAEIQEESKYRHSSITELKKTLTRETSRRNGDADLCKRIKELLARLGIQPATQNH, translated from the exons ATGAG CTCTACAGAGACTTCAGAGTCCAGGCTGAACGCGCTGCAGAGCCACTTCACCTGGGAGCTCCAACCCTCCAGGTCCAAACAGACCTACCTCCGGGACGCACTGGGAGACATCAGCACTGAGGAGGGGAACTTCTGGCTGGGTCACGTCTACAACCTGCTGGGCTTCATCCAGTACCAGCTGGGCTCCTCTGAAGACGCCCTGAACCTCTTCAACCGGGCCGCTGAGACCTTCCAGAGGCAGAAAAACGCTGATGAAGGTCCCTGGTTGATGGTGAACTTTGGGAATCTGGCCTGGCTGCACCATCACCTGGGAGAAGATGAGAAGAGTGAAGACTACCTGTCAAAGGTCAACGGTCTGATGAGGAAATACCCAGCTCCACCTGAGTTAGAGCGCCACCCAGAGGTCTTAGCTGAGAAGGCCTGGACCCTGATGAAGTTTGATAAAGAGAAGAAGCTGGAGGCTGCAGAGCTCTTCCAGAGAGCCATCGAGATGCAGCCGGACACCGTGGAGTGGCAGAGCAGCTACGCCATACTATCAACAGAGTTCCTCACAGACAACTTACAGAAGCTGAACGCTGACCGGCTGGAGATGCTGAGATCTGCCAACGAACAGGACCCAGATGACTTATGCATTGCTGCTCTTTATCTGGAGGCCAGAGCTGCAAACGGAGAAATCGTCCATGGTGAAGCTCGAGTTTTGGCTGGAAAGCTGAAAGAGAAACCTGTCAACAGCTACAGCGGAATCAGCCCATTGCTGCGTCTGAACAAAAGGTTTAAACTGGAAGACGACGCTGAAGAATCTCCAGATGAAGCTCTGAATCAAACCCAACAGCAAAGATCTGATGCAGAGAGTCTCACAAAGAAGATCCTTTCTAAGGACTACAGAACTGACAGCAACGAGATCAACGGAGCAATCAGACTCTGGGAGGAAGTGATTCATAATGATCCTCAACCCAAACTTGAAGATAAAATCACTTTGGCGTCCATACATGCAAAGCTAGACGCAAAGAAAGCTGAGCAGATTTACAAAGAGCTGCTGGAACAAAGACAAGATCTGGATCTAGCAAGAAAACAGATGCTTTACAACGTCTACGCCAAACATCTattctttatgaaaaataacagcTGCGAGTCAACTGAGTACCACATGAGGGCAGCAGAGATCCAAGAAGAGTCAAAATATCGACATTCCAGCATCACAGAACTGAAGAAGACCTTAACAAGAGAAACTTCCAGAAGAAACGGAGACGCTGATCTGTGCAAACGCATCAAGGAGCTTCTGGCCAGACTGGGAATTCAACCTGCAACCCAGAACCACTGA
- the LOC116730906 gene encoding interferon-induced protein with tetratricopeptide repeats 2-like isoform X1: MSSSTETSESRLNALQSHFTWELQPSRSKQTYLRDALGDISTEEGNFWLGHVYNLLGFIQYQLGSSEDALNLFNRAAETFQRQKNADEGPWLMVNFGNLAWLHHHLGEDEKSEDYLSKVNGLMRKYPAPPELERHPEVLAEKAWTLMKFDKEKKLEAAELFQRAIEMQPDTVEWQSSYAILSTEFLTDNLQKLNADRLEMLRSANEQDPDDLCIAALYLEARAANGEIVHGEARVLAGKLKEKPVNSYSGISPLLRLNKRFKLEDDAEESPDEALNQTQQQRSDAESLTKKILSKDYRTDSNEINGAIRLWEEVIHNDPQPKLEDKITLASIHAKLDAKKAEQIYKELLEQRQDLDLARKQMLYNVYAKHLFFMKNNSCESTEYHMRAAEIQEESKYRHSSITELKKTLTRETSRRNGDADLCKRIKELLARLGIQPATQNH; this comes from the exons ATGAG CAGCTCTACAGAGACTTCAGAGTCCAGGCTGAACGCGCTGCAGAGCCACTTCACCTGGGAGCTCCAACCCTCCAGGTCCAAACAGACCTACCTCCGGGACGCACTGGGAGACATCAGCACTGAGGAGGGGAACTTCTGGCTGGGTCACGTCTACAACCTGCTGGGCTTCATCCAGTACCAGCTGGGCTCCTCTGAAGACGCCCTGAACCTCTTCAACCGGGCCGCTGAGACCTTCCAGAGGCAGAAAAACGCTGATGAAGGTCCCTGGTTGATGGTGAACTTTGGGAATCTGGCCTGGCTGCACCATCACCTGGGAGAAGATGAGAAGAGTGAAGACTACCTGTCAAAGGTCAACGGTCTGATGAGGAAATACCCAGCTCCACCTGAGTTAGAGCGCCACCCAGAGGTCTTAGCTGAGAAGGCCTGGACCCTGATGAAGTTTGATAAAGAGAAGAAGCTGGAGGCTGCAGAGCTCTTCCAGAGAGCCATCGAGATGCAGCCGGACACCGTGGAGTGGCAGAGCAGCTACGCCATACTATCAACAGAGTTCCTCACAGACAACTTACAGAAGCTGAACGCTGACCGGCTGGAGATGCTGAGATCTGCCAACGAACAGGACCCAGATGACTTATGCATTGCTGCTCTTTATCTGGAGGCCAGAGCTGCAAACGGAGAAATCGTCCATGGTGAAGCTCGAGTTTTGGCTGGAAAGCTGAAAGAGAAACCTGTCAACAGCTACAGCGGAATCAGCCCATTGCTGCGTCTGAACAAAAGGTTTAAACTGGAAGACGACGCTGAAGAATCTCCAGATGAAGCTCTGAATCAAACCCAACAGCAAAGATCTGATGCAGAGAGTCTCACAAAGAAGATCCTTTCTAAGGACTACAGAACTGACAGCAACGAGATCAACGGAGCAATCAGACTCTGGGAGGAAGTGATTCATAATGATCCTCAACCCAAACTTGAAGATAAAATCACTTTGGCGTCCATACATGCAAAGCTAGACGCAAAGAAAGCTGAGCAGATTTACAAAGAGCTGCTGGAACAAAGACAAGATCTGGATCTAGCAAGAAAACAGATGCTTTACAACGTCTACGCCAAACATCTattctttatgaaaaataacagcTGCGAGTCAACTGAGTACCACATGAGGGCAGCAGAGATCCAAGAAGAGTCAAAATATCGACATTCCAGCATCACAGAACTGAAGAAGACCTTAACAAGAGAAACTTCCAGAAGAAACGGAGACGCTGATCTGTGCAAACGCATCAAGGAGCTTCTGGCCAGACTGGGAATTCAACCTGCAACCCAGAACCACTGA